A stretch of Cicer arietinum cultivar CDC Frontier isolate Library 1 chromosome 5, Cicar.CDCFrontier_v2.0, whole genome shotgun sequence DNA encodes these proteins:
- the LOC140920472 gene encoding vacuolar protein sorting-associated protein 20 homolog 2-like, with protein sequence MGNICSKKPKVTDVDRTILALKTQRRKLVQYQQKLDAVIEAEDEAARFLIRVKNKNRALIALKKKIKHEELLKQVDALIIIVEQQLKDIELARKKKAVFLKV encoded by the coding sequence atggGAAATATATGCTCGAAGAAGCCAAAGGTAACCGATGTGGACCGTACAATTCTAGCACTCAAGACTCAAAGACGCAAACTTGTCCAATATCAACAAAAGCTTGATGCTGTTATTGAAGCGGAAGACGAAGCTGCACGATTCTTGATTCGTGTAAAGAACAAAAATAGGGCCTTAATCgcattaaagaaaaaaattaaacatgaaGAATTGTTGAAGCAAGTTGACGCCTTGATTATAATTGTTGAGCAACAATTAAAGGATATTGAACTTGCAAGAAAGAAAAAGGCTGTGTTTTTGAAAGTTTGA